The Arachis hypogaea cultivar Tifrunner chromosome 14, arahy.Tifrunner.gnm2.J5K5, whole genome shotgun sequence genome has a segment encoding these proteins:
- the LOC112742691 gene encoding uncharacterized protein translates to MEQIKKIHNKILTAQSHQKSYADQRRKLLEFNKGDHVFLRVTLTTGVGRAIKAKKLNPHYIGPFQILNRIGPVAYRIALPLHLSNVHDVFHILQLRKYTSKASHILEPESVQLKANLMLQVTSVRIDDTSIKRLRRKKVSLIKVACSRAEIEEHTWELES, encoded by the coding sequence atggaacaaattaagaaAATCCACAACAAAATACTTACCGCTCAGAGTCATCAGAAGAGCTACGCTGATCAGAGACGgaaattattagaatttaataaAGGAGATCATGTATTCTTAAGAGTTACTCTAACTACAGGAGTGGGTAGAGCGATCAAGGCAAAGAAATTGAATCCTCATTATATCGGTCCGTTTCAAATCCTAAATAGAATTGGACCGGTGGCATATCGAATAGCTTTACCATTGCATCTTTCGAACGTACATGACGTGTTTCATATTTTGCAACTTCGAAAGTACACTTCTAAAGCCAGCCACATTTTAGAACCTGAATCAGTTCAATTGAAAGCGAATCTGATGCTTCAAGTGACTTCAGTACGAATTGACGATACCAGTATTAAGAGATTGCGCAGAAAGAAAGTTTCGTTGATAAAAGTTGCTTGTAGTcgagctgaaattgaggaacacacttgggaacttgagtcataA
- the LOC112742389 gene encoding peptidyl-prolyl cis-trans isomerase FKBP62, which produces MEEDFDMPQAEEMNEDFDLPDEDPILKVGEEKEIGNQGLKKKLLKEGQGWDTPEVGDEVEVHYTGTLLDGTKFDSSRDRDSTFKFTLGQGQVIKGWDEGIKTMKKGENALFTIPPALAYGASGSPPTIPPNATLQFDVELLSWTSVKDICKDGGIFKKILKEGEGWENPKDPDEVLVKYEVLLEDGKAVAKSDGVEFSVREGHYCPALSKAVKTMKKGEKVILTVKPQYGFGEKGKPADGDEGAVQPNATLQITLELVSWKTVSEVTDDKKVVKKILSEGQGYERPNEGAVVKVKLTGKLKDGTVFVTKGHEEELFQFRTDEEQVIDGLDRGVMSMKKGEVALLTIAPEYAFGSAESQQELAVVPPNSTVYYEVELVSFEKEKESWDLNTQEKIEAAGKKKEEGNVLFKAGKYVRASKRYDKAVKFIEYDSSFSADEKKQAKTLKVACNLNNAACKLKLKEYKEAEKLCTKVLELESTNVKALYRRAQAYMQLADLDLAEFDIKKALDIDPDNREVKLEYKTLKEKVKEYNKKEQKFYGNIFNKLTKAGS; this is translated from the exons ATGGAAGAAGACTTCGACATGCCCCAAGCTGAGGAGATGAACGAAGACTTTGATCTCCCCGACGAGGACCCAATCCTAAAGGTGGGCGAGGAGAAGGAGATCGGAAACCAAGGCCTCAAGAAGAAGCTCCTCAAGGAAGGTCAAGGCTGGGATACCCCCGAAGTTGGTGATGAAGTCGAAG TTCACTACACGGGGACTCTGCTTGATGGAACGAAGTTCGATTCGAGCCGCGATAGGGATAGCACTTTCAAGTTCACTCTCGGACAAG GGCAAGTAATTAAAGGATGGGATGAAGGCATTAAAACCATGAAAAAGGGGGAAAATGCTCTTTTCACCATCCCTCCTGCGCTAGCCTATGGTGCATCTGGCTCACCTCCAACTATTCCTCCGAATGCAACACTCCAGTTTGATGTCGAGCTTTTGTCTTGGACTAGTGTAAAGGACATATGTAAGGATGGTGGTATATTTAAGAAAATACTTAAGGAGGGGGAAGGATGGGAAAACCCCAAGGATCCTGATGAAGTATTAG TTAAGTATGAGGTTCTTCTGGAAGATGGAAAGGCTGTGGCTAAGTCTGATGGAGTGGAGTTCAGTGTCAGAGAGG GTCACTATTGTCCTGCATTGTCAAAGGCTGTTAAAACCATGAAGAAGGGAGAGAAAGTTATTTTGACAGTGAAGCCACAAT ATGGATTTGGTGAGAAAGGGAAGCCAGCAGATGGTGATGAAGGAGCAGTTCAACCAAATGCAACATTGCAGATTACTCTCGAGTTAGTCTCTTGGAAGACTGTGTCTGAGGTAACTGATGACAAGAAAGTGGTGAAGAAGATACTCAGTGAAGGGCAAGGATATGAGCGGCCAAATGAGGGGGCTGTTGTGAAAG TGAAACTGACTGGTAAGCTGAAAGATGGCACTGTCTTTGTGACAAAGGGCCATGAAGAGGAGCTGTTTCAATTTAGAACAGACGAAG AGCAAGTCATTGATGGGCTTGATAGAGGTGTAATGTCCATGAAGAAAGGTGAAGTGGCATTACTGACTATTGCACCTGAGTATGCTTTCGGTTCGGCAGAATCCCAGCAAGAGTTGGCTGTTGTTCCTCCTAACTCAACTGTGTATTATGAGGTGGAGCTAGTTTCGTTCGAGAAG GAGAAGGAGTCCTGGGATCTGAACACTCAAGAGAAAATTGAAGCTGCTggtaagaagaaagaagaaggaaatgtATTATTTAAAGCTGGTAAATATGTAAGAGCTTCCAAAAGATATGATAAG GCAGTAAAGTTTATAGAATATGATTCCTCCTTCAGCGCTGATGAGAAAAAACAGGCCAAGACCTTGAAGGTTGCCTGCAATCTGAACAATGCTGCTTGCAAGTTGAAGTTAAAAGAATATAAAGAAGCAGAGAAATTGTGTACAAAG GTCCTGGAGCTTGAGAGTACCAACGTGAAAGCTCTTTACAGAAGGGCCCAGGCATATATGCAGTTGGCTGATTTGGATTTGGCTGAATTTGACATTAAGAAAGCTCTTGATATTGATCCTGACAATAG GGAGGTAAAGCTGGAGTACAAGactttgaaggagaaggttaaggAGTATAACAAAAAGGAGCAGAAGTTTTATGGAAACATATTCAACAAGTTGACAAAGGCTGGTTCTTGA